A stretch of the Papaver somniferum cultivar HN1 chromosome 6, ASM357369v1, whole genome shotgun sequence genome encodes the following:
- the LOC113291368 gene encoding palmitoyl-monogalactosyldiacylglycerol delta-7 desaturase, chloroplastic-like, whose amino-acid sequence MAAVETVYNPEGMVQLQQLMKKKLIRSKTKWDFRDVVDLVLEIVEHIGVLAAPFYFTWDAFRVAVILYLVTLHLGISLSYHRNLSHKSFKLTKPLEYLFAYFGLHAAQGDPMFWVSIHRYHHQFTDSDRDPHSPIEGFWFSHMNWIFHHNYLKEKCGEPNNVMDLEKQVYYRFLRRTHLLHIVGLALLLYVVGGLPHLIWGMGVRIAVGHHSTFMVNSVCHIWGKRPWNTRDLSKNNWLMGLLGHGEGWHNNHHAFEFSARLGLEWWQLDVPWYILQLLAYLGLAKDVKVPTEIQKLKLSFKNTTQFDQLENSSTKSTC is encoded by the exons ATGGCAGCTGTGGAAACTGTCTATAATCCAGAGGGCATGGTGCAGTTGCAACAATTGATGAAGAAAAAGCTGATCCGTTCGAAAACAAAATGGGATTTCAGAGATGTGGTGGATTTGGTTTTAGAAATTGTAGAACATATAGGGGTCTTAGCTGCTCCTTTTTACTTCACTTGGGATGCATTTCGGGTTGCAGTGATATTGTATCTTGTGACATTGCATCTTGGGATTAGTCTTTCTTACCATAGAAACCTCAGTCACAAGAGTTTTAAGCTCACAAAACCGCTTGAATACTTGTTTGCATATTTTGGACTACACGCTGCCCAG GGAGACCCAATGTTTTGGGTAAGCATTCACCGCTACCACCATCAGTTCACGGATTCTGACCGAGATCCACATAGTCCAATTGAAGGATTTTGGTTCAGCCACATGAATTGGATTTTTCATCACAACTATCTCAAGGAAAAG TGCGGGGAACCAAACAATGTCATGGATTTAGAAAAGCAAGTCTACTACAGGTTCCTACGAAGAACACACTTACTTCATATAGTTGGACTTGCACTTCTGTTGTACGTCGTAGGAGGATTACCACACCTTATCTGGGGAATG GGTGTTAGAATCGCAGTTGGACATCATAGCACGTTCATGGTGAATTCAGTATGTCACATATGGGGAAAAAGGCCATGGAACACAAGAGATTTATCCAAGAACAATTGGTTGATGGGGTTATTAGGACATGGTGAAGGTTGGCACAACAACCATCATGCTTTTGAGTTCTCAGCTCGTTTAGGACTGGAATGGTGGCAGTTGGACGTACCTTGGTACATTTTACAGCTACTTGCATATCTCGGATTAGCAAAAGATGTCAAAGTCCCTACTGAGATTCAAAAACTAAAACTATCTTTCAAAAACACTACTCAATTTGATCAGCTGGAGAATAGTAGTACTAAATCTACATGCTGA